The region CAGGCACTGGCTGAATGCCCCTTAACAACGATGGCATTCCgtagacatatttttttattttatatgttttacctttctatttatatttcgttatttttatacatttccGGGAATTGTAAATCAGAGTGTTTGCCATGCAAACTTGCCACTCGAATCTAGCTAAGAATTTATATAGATTGTAAGAGTTAACATTCCTATGGACCTCTTGGGGATATAGTCATTGGATCTAAATCATTATCTGGCCCCGCAGATGAagttacaacaacaacagtttATTACATACATAATTTACATGGGCTGCTATAAGTTGATAAGATACACGGTacgattatatatatatatttttgataataGGTTACAATATGGTACACAAGTATGTTTATATGCGCTCGGTGATCATCCGGTTGACTGCGGTTGATATTAGAATCGGAATCGAATTGGTTATCCTTGCtcatgtcctcctcctcctcatcctcccCCCACATCCTCACAATCGTGCCTATGCATAAACTATTACATTTAAGTATATGTACTATTTAAGAtggtttttgtaaattttcgttttcgtttgcTCATTAGAGTGCAAAACATAAAGAGTCTGAGGTTATGTTTGTTGTGGTTTCTTTCAAGCAATTTACATACTTATCGTGTACATTACTTAAACACCTACTATTCTCTATTGATCTGAAGTTAAAACTGTACTTGGTGTTTTTCTGCTTAGGCGTAGGTGTATGTATTTACTGTATCTCGGCTTTTGGATCTAGATCTGGTTCTGTTTCTGATTCTGTAACGACTCGTGTGGGTTCTATGCTTCTAAGGATATGCAGGAGCGCAGTGTTTTGGTATTTGGATTATGCTCAGGCCAGTACATACTTCCACACTCGATTCGTCTGGTGGTTCGTTCCAATCTCTGTCACATACAGGGCCGATCCATTGACGCTGACGGCCATGGAGTGGGGGTTCTTGAACTCGCCCCAGTGGCCGATGATGGCCTCCGAGCGGGGATCAATGGTAAAGCCACGAACGGGCAGCATGGAAGTTGGTCCATTTACTGCAAACACAATATCACCGTAGCTGGCGACGCCAAACACTCTGCCCAGGTCGGGCTCCTGGATGGTGGCCGCGGGTTCACCCTCGCCGTGTGAAGATATCAAGCCAGCTCTGAAAGTTGGAATGTGTATAGTTTATTGTAGAAAATGAGAAATGTAATCCTCTTACTTGGGACAGACCACTCGCATGTTTTCCCTATCGGCAATGCAGAGAAGATCCAGGTGCTCCAGTAAAGTAATAGCATGTGGCACTTGTAATGAAAGGAACTCTACAAGAGGAGAAACACAAccacaaatatttttgtgaataaaattaaatcaaattataaaaaaatatccaataataataaacacattacgtatacgcaccgGGTGGCTGGGGAATCGTACGCAACAGCTTGCCAGCGGCATTGAACTTTAGAATGCGACTGTTGCAATATCCGTCAGCAATGAAGAACTgtcaattgaaatttaaatgagTTATGAAGCCAAATGAATTGAATTCAATTTACCTCTCCCGTGGTAGCCACGGCTATGGAAGTGGGCTTGCACAGGTGCTTCACAGACGAGCCTGGCCGGAAACGCTTGCCAATTGTGAGCAGTGGCTTGGTGCTAAAGGGCTTAAACTAAAAAGATAGATGCTGTTGATAATACACAACTTTGAGGTTTAATGCTATTAACCTTAAAAGCTTGGTGCATGGCTACATCTGTGATCCAATAATTTCCATGCCCATCGATTGTCATTCCATGTGGCATATAGAACATGCTTGATCCCCAGCCAGACTTAATGGTTCCCGTCTTGGCGTCCAGTACGTAGATGGTTTTCTCTTTTATGGGACCATATTCGATTAGGTAGTAGATATTGCTCTCGTTAAAGGTGCTgaaagtttataaaaaattttagtatttttggtAATTATAAACCGACTTTTAAAAAGTTACTTTCCAAAAATGGCAATCTTACTGCTCTTTTTAAAAGGATATATAAGGAGTTTTAGGAATATTTAGGGAAATAACTAAGCTTCTTCAAACAAAATCTCTAAAAAGAAACTAAGAACatataaaaccaaaataatagCTACAACTattcaaaaactattttttctaTGTGTAGATTTTGGGATAGACACTTGTTACTAGGCGGCGACAGCTGTTGACCTACTTTACATCCCAGTATCGCTCTGCGCGATGGAAGACCACCGGATTGCCCTGTGGATCCACAGCCACGGCGGTCACCTGGCCAAAACTATGCTGCTCGGTGGGCCAGTTCTCCACAAGCACTGGAGTGGGTACACTGGCCGCAGGAATGGGTACGTTGTCGTAGCTGCGCTGATTCTGCAGGGCCAGTGCATCATCGGCCATGGGTATCGGTAGCTCCTGCTGTTCCTGTTGCTCCTGCTGCGACTTTCCAGCCAGCCCCTTTTCCTGCAGACGTCGCTTGATGAGGGCACGCACTTGGTCGAAGAAACGTTCATTTAGATTGACTCCTGGTCCACCCAATCCCGTTGGCAGGTGGTTgccattgctgctgctgcccgtGGCGGCCACATAGCCTAGGCAGAGCACCAGGTATAGCGACGCGAACAGAAGGCGCGACATTCTACTGGAAGTCCTGCGATTTTTGCACCAAAAACAATAACTCGGGTCTCTGGTCTCTGGACTCTGGCCTGTGGACGCGCTCACTCGATTTTCCTCACTGCCAACATCTGTTGGCGGTGTCTATATGTTGAGCTGGCAATAGATTAACTGAGTTTTGTTGCAAACATATACACACACCGCACACCCGCACAGTTGATGGCTCCCACGCTTTTCGATTTTCGCTTTCAATGCGACGCCTGCGCCCCAAGTCCTGCACAGTGTGCTAAGAAAAGGATGTTAGGTACATCCACCTAAAGTTTTTGAGAGAAAATGTATAGTTTTAGAAGAATACAtcctttaaattataaaagaatatGATTacctattatttttatattctaaTCATAAAACCACATTTTCTACTTAAAAGATCATATTGGGCTAAGATGGGAGAATAttcgatttatttattatttaaataaaacatcttgaatataaatat is a window of Drosophila bipectinata strain 14024-0381.07 chromosome 2R, DbipHiC1v2, whole genome shotgun sequence DNA encoding:
- the Pal2 gene encoding peptidyl-alpha-hydroxyglycine alpha-amidating lyase 2, whose product is MSRLLFASLYLVLCLGYVAATGSSSNGNHLPTGLGGPGVNLNERFFDQVRALIKRRLQEKGLAGKSQQEQQEQQELPIPMADDALALQNQRSYDNVPIPAASVPTPVLVENWPTEQHSFGQVTAVAVDPQGNPVVFHRAERYWDVNTFNESNIYYLIEYGPIKEKTIYVLDAKTGTIKSGWGSSMFYMPHGMTIDGHGNYWITDVAMHQAFKFKPFSTKPLLTIGKRFRPGSSVKHLCKPTSIAVATTGEFFIADGYCNSRILKFNAAGKLLRTIPQPPEFLSLQVPHAITLLEHLDLLCIADRENMRVVCPKAGLISSHGEGEPAATIQEPDLGRVFGVASYGDIVFAVNGPTSMLPVRGFTIDPRSEAIIGHWGEFKNPHSMAVSVNGSALYVTEIGTNHQTNRVWKYVLA